The genome window GCTGAGCGCTGTCGAATTGGCGTCGGCAGAAAATAAACAGCACGATGCCGGAGATCATGAAGGCGCGGTTAAATATCCGGGGAAAGGGCACGCGCTCGGCGAGCAAATCCGGCCAGCCTGTGCTGACCCAGTCCGCGCCAAGGGCGAGCCATGGGCTGATGATGCAGGTGAGTGCCAAGACGGCGAATAGAAAATAGATCAAACGGCGCGGATAGTTGGCTGACGATGGGTGAGATTCCATGACTGCTTCGACTATGTTATAGCGATTTCTCGATGGCAAGCAGCGAAGCGAAAATATTGCTCGGCAAAAGCGCTTTGATCACCGGCGCCAGCCGCGGTATCGGCCGGGCGATTGCGGCAGCTTATGCCGACGCCGGCGCGCGGGTTTTTATTTGCGGACGCAATCCCAGCGATGTCGAAAATACTTGCCGCGAGCTCGCTGTTGACGGCGTGGCTGGCGACATCGCGCGAGTCCAAGATGCGCAACGGATTGTTCAGGCCGCGCTAGCACGGTTTGGCGCCATCGATGTTTTGGTCAACAACGCTAGTATTCTCGGTCCGCGTGTCGCCATCGCCGATTATCCGCTCGCCACCTGGGATGACGTGCTGCGGACCAATTTAACCGGCTTATTTTTGATCACCCACGAAGTTTTGCCGACGATGTTGGCACGCCGAAGCGGCTCGATCATCAACGTCACTTCGGGGGTCGGCCGGCTCGGCAAGGCCAAGTGGGGGGCCTATGCAGTCTCCAAAGCCGGGCTGGAGGGCTTCACTCAAGTGCTCGCCGATGAAGTAAAATCAG of Deltaproteobacteria bacterium contains these proteins:
- a CDS encoding SDR family NAD(P)-dependent oxidoreductase; the encoded protein is MASSEAKILLGKSALITGASRGIGRAIAAAYADAGARVFICGRNPSDVENTCRELAVDGVAGDIARVQDAQRIVQAALARFGAIDVLVNNASILGPRVAIADYPLATWDDVLRTNLTGLFLITHEVLPTMLARRSGSIINVTSGVGRLGKAKWGAYAVSKAGLEGFTQVLADEVKSAGIRVNSVNPAATRTAMRAQAYPDEDPLMLPTAESVVPLFLYLASDASVEVSGQSLNARDWQPPVCVVAK